From the Gossypium hirsutum isolate 1008001.06 chromosome A02, Gossypium_hirsutum_v2.1, whole genome shotgun sequence genome, the window tgaaaataCCTCAGCCACAACCAAGAACAAAGCAAAAAAGATGGGAGAAATCAGTGTTAAAACACTGCTAAACCAAGaacaaagcaaaagaaaatggttGTTTCgttctaaaaaataatagtaataataataacaactatGACAAAGAAGAGTGGAAGAAGCCAGAACTAGAGATAACAAGAAATTAatgaaaataccttaaaaaaGCAGCCACAACCAAGAACAAAGCAAAAAAAGGGGAGAAATTAGTGTTTTACTTctcaaatatgaaaaagaaaatggttgtTTTGTTCCCAAATTTAAAAACAACTGTGGTTAGGgaagaaattaatttaagtttcaaggttaaaatggtaaaataataaataaaaatatgggtaTGTTTGTCTCAAAAAAAATACCTACAATTGTACTGCCTTCACTGCAGCTGAATCCTCTAGCCTGTTTTCAGCATATCAGTGTGGCCGAAATAAATTTTCACTGCACTGTACTGTTGAACCAAACAGCATACCAGTGAGTTTACTATCCCTCAGTGCACCACACTGGCCTTCACTCGTAAAGGAGGCCTTAGTTTGATTAAAGCACGGCGGAAGAATTAATATTATCGTAAAATAAATTCAtcctttaaaaaaaagtttgagtaatctttttttacttttctaaaaaagagtGAAGGGCAGGATTCGAACCTGACACATTACTCCGTCAAGTTAAACGCAAGAAACATTGGATACAGCAGAGCATTCTCAGCGAGTAGCatatttaaaattagtttcaAAGACGAGTATCCCTCGACTCTTGAAGGTCATCCTGTAGCTATTCCTATTTGAAAATCACAGCAAAGCACAGCCATAACCACCTTTCCAACGCACAAGTCCCTTCAGGTTTGAATTTCAAACTGAAGAAAAACAGGTTGAATTTCTTCTTCCCTTTTTGAATTTTGTGTTCCAGCTTTAATTACTcattcaatttcttatttttgttttacaGAAATTTATTCAATCATCTTATGAATTGATCTTTTCCGACTATTGATTTTTGACATGTAATGCAAATATATTGTAATCATTTCAGAACCCCTTTTCTTCGCAGTCGCTTTAGCCTTCTTAGTCATGGTTTCAACTTTGAAGTGAAAGCTTCCTCCACTTGTTTCTGATTAATTGTTGCTTTCTGAAACAGCTTGCTTTCATGGTATCAAAAATAATCCAGCTGAATTTATTACAGTTGTTAAGGTGGTCTATTTGATATGTCTGATTCAAAAACAAGCCAAGGTGGCGGTGCTGGAAAGACCCAGACTCGAAATCTTCCATCATGGATGAGTTCAAGAGAGAATGAAAGTAAATCCCATGGAAACAAGTCCAATGATGCCAAAGGACATGATAAGGGGCATGCTTCTAGTTCTAACAACACCAACTTTTCCAAACTTTTGGTACTGAATTGTAATGATGTGGATTGATGTTCTTATTTTCTATGATCAAGCTAATGGATTTGTATTTAATTTGTTTCTTTCTGTGCAGGAAGGGGTGGTCTTTGCATTGTCAGGATTTGTTAATCCGGAACGTAGTACATTACGTTCCCAGGCTTTGGCAATGGGAGCTGAATATCAGCCTGACTGGAATTCAAATTGCACGCTTTTggtatgtgcttttcaaaatacCCCGAAGTTTCGACAAGTTGAAGCTGATTGTGGAACAATTATATCAAAGGTAATATAAACTGCTGAGCTGTACTCATTTACCACGTCCAGTGTATCATCTATGACTAAGTTGATATAGTCTCTGATTTCTAGTTGAGCTATTCAATCTTCTATTTAGTTGAAATCTTTAATTCCAACAATAGGAGGATCTGACGTTGATAGCCTCCAATCTTTGGTTTAAACTATCCAATCTTCTATTTATCTGAGATCTTAAATTCCTACATTCGGTGAATCTGAGGTTGATAGTCCCCAATTTTTTGTGGAGGTATCTAATCTACTATTCAGCTGAAATATTAAATTCTGACTGTAGGAATTTCTGATGTTTTGAATGGTGCCTGGTTATTCCTATTTCCTCTTAAGCTACTATTTATTATGTGGATGATAGAATTTGTGTATGGTGTGATATGAGAACAGGAATTTTTTTCAATGCTGAAAGCAATTGCAACGGATTTGTTAGTAGAGAGTTTCCATGGTTGTTTTTCGTATTTGAATTATAATGAAGGAGAGCACATTTTGTGTTATAATATATGAGATTCACCACAAGCTATTTCTCTTGTTTGTTTAAACTTTTACCTGTTAGTCTGATGGTATCTTCTTTGCCTCGCCTTAGGAATGGATATTAGAATGTTATGCACAGAAAAAGCTTGTCGATATTGATCCTTACCTCATGCATGCTGGGAAACCTTGGCGAAGAAGTAGCATTTCTCATGAAACTAGTCAAGGTAATGCTGTGATAGTACCTGTTTTTTTTCTCTTGCCTTTTGAGTTAAGactagttattaaattattataaattagagCCTTCGTTGACTAAAGACTATTTATTCTCATGAAACTGTGTTAGTACCTTTGTTAGCCTTGTTCCTTGTCATAACCACCCAAGGCAAGGTTTTCGAGCTTGTTTTCTCTCACTTATTTGAATCATTAGTTGCTTATTATTGAACATACATGTAAAAAGCTTTAGCAGGTGAGTTTTAGGATACCTTTTGTGAAAATTAAGCTTTGCAAAAGAATGTAAGGACATTTACAAGTTAAAGTTGAGCTTGGTACAAATGGAAAATTTGTTAATCCAATGGTTAAGATTCATAACTACTTTCCTACTTTGTAGCTTAACCATTAGATTAATAAATTATTCATCCTCACTCGTTTTCATCCATCGTAACAAGCAGGGCCTTCTTTCTTTGCTTAAGGAGGGAACTCGTTTGGAACCGATTGAGTTGTCCGATTGAAGTATAGAACTATTGGCCCCTCCTTTTTAGATCTTCCATCAGGGAGTTGGGCTACGGAAGTGAGCCAAAATTTCATTAATTGTGTGCGAATTGAGAGATCAAGAAGAATGACTTTACGAGCCGTACATGGCTTCTTGATAACTGTGCAAATTTTCCAACTGTGATTAATCATTCCAGTGGCTGGAATAAGTCAGATTGCATTCAATTTCTAACCAAAAAATGTTTGTGCATCATTGGAGACTAATGCAATGTGTTCATCTAATGTAATTATATTTGTGTCTTCCCTGCACACCATGCTTTTCTTTAATGTTAtttgtatttctattttttagCATATATAAGAAGCCTATGTTCTTAATTTAGGCGTGCTTGCAGAAAAACAAGGATCGTCATTAACAAAATCTTACAAGAAGGTTGAAGAAACACAATCAAAGACAACTTCTGGTCCCTCCAAGGTATCATTTTCTTGTTATAAATATAGAATTTGATTTGCACTTTCGTTTTTATTCTGTTAGTTGTCTTTCTGTATCTAGTATTTACCTAGTTTAAGATTGACATCCCCTTTTCTTCTATGTAACAGTTTGTACATGATCTTATGCTGATTCATAGAGCTGATTTGTAGGGATCATAGAATTGATTTGTAGGGACTTGTTTTtctgatttctttcctttttctatcCTCTGTAACATGTATAAATTCTTCACTTCTGAGATGAATAGCACACAACAATATTCTTTTCTCTACAATTCTGCCTGTTTACAAATTCCATTATCCCTGAGTTTAAAATATGACTATATATTTCCTACATTTATCAGTGATTATATATTTTTCAGAATAAAGCATCTCAGCTTGCTCAGGACAGATTTTCTCCTCCTAAAGTGAAGAAGTGGGTAATGGATGATTTTAATGAAACTATTTCATGGCTGGAGAGTCAAGAGGAAAAGGCAAATGGCATTTATTGATTTCATTTTCAGCTGATATGTTTGATCTATTCTCTCTTATCTTGTTCGTGTAGGCTTCGAATATCTATTGTGCTAGCCTGATTTCTATCTTGTCTTTTAACAGCCAGAACCGCAGGAGATAAAGCAAGTAGCTGGAGAAGGGATCTTAACTTGTTTACAAGATGCCATAGATTGTCTTGCGCAAAAGCAGGTTTGCTGTGCTCAGGAAACTGCATTTATTCTCCTGAAAGAAGGGATCTTAATTCGTTACTGTTTTATTTGACTGCGTGCCATGAGCCTCAACTTTGCCTCATTTCTTATCTTTGATGATTTAAGCATATTACAGAAGTGTTATAGAGCATCCAGAGATTAGCACAGATGGTTAGTGTAACTACCTTTAAGAGGTAGTGTTTAGTAGGTTTAGGGTTCAAATCCCTGACATCTGCAATCTATTGCCATATTTTCCTAGGTTGTGGTCTCCATTGTACCAAAAGCGGGGAAACGACAAGAGTCGTTCTGTTCTCTTATATCATTTACCTTCTCTTTGCAGCTCGACAAACAACCCATAACCGtgcccccccccccaaaaaaaaaaaaaaaacaacctaaACTGGAGGTTAATGCATGCTTAAGCGCATCAAACTTATGTCCTCCAGGTTGCTGCAACAGCAATACTGTCAGCCGAGCTAAGACTTAGTTGGCTTACCAGTGTTGAAGTTATACATATTAGTTATCTGTAATGGTGCAACCTCTTTTTGCTCCTTCATCTGGCACCTCTTGCGATGTACATTAAAACCTATACAGTGGTGATAGTAACCGTGAAGTTGGAACTTCTTGTGATATCATTTTGTTAAAACGGATGATATCCTCCATCAATAAAACAAAAAACTATTCAAATGAATGTTTATAGTTGACAATGCATCCATTATATTATGGATAAAATGTATTTATTTGTATCATTACCTTGCCCCAAACAATTATCATTTCGTTTGCTGTTCAGGATGTGCAGCAAATTACTGAGCAGTGGAGCTTCATCCCTCGTGTGGTCAAGGAGCTTGCCTTCTTAGATGCCAGTAACCATGGCTCACTCACCAAGGAAGATCTTTTGAGAGAGGCCAAGGTATGCAAGCAAATATACGAGGATGAATTAAGCCGGATAAACAGTGGTTCTTTGAAAAGAAAAAGGCCAAAGACTGATGGAGGTGAAGAAGGCAACAAGGGTGAAACCAAAGCCATTTTTGCATCAGGTTATGACAGTGATGAAACAATCAAGATGACGGAGGAAGAAATCGAGCTTgcttataaaaatttcaattctGGAACTTTGTAACTTGAGCTTTATGACGATGGGCTGAAAACACCGGTTTTATGATATAAGCTAGTCTGACTTTTGGCCTATGCATTACAGTACAAAGTTGTCATTGCCATTTCCTCTGAGCTTTTAGGAAACTATAGGATGCTTGTTCTCTAAGTTTACAACTAACTCAGGCAAGCATgattttgctttatttattttgtgttaGTCTTACAGTTTTCCTCGAAATTCTGAACATGTTCGTGAACCGACATGGAATGTTCAACGGAATTTTTTTTAGCAGAAATTAATAGAATGTTTCACTCTATTATCATCTATTTCTAGCAACATTGTCAAATGTCATGCACGGAGTacaccttttctttttttttaatgtgttttctTTTACAACTCACATTATGGGTAGAAGCAAATCATTGCCATACGTACACACATACACTACTAACATGTGATTCTTGCAGTTTAATCTCAAGACAAATATAGTGTAAATGTCGTTGACCAATAAGCCAAATATTGGGTTCAAAAAGAAGTTTAATATGTGCATTAGTAAACAAATATTGGGTTCAAAAAGAAGTTTAGTATGTGCATGGCTCCTGCTTTAATGTGATAGCAGTCAAATGTTctagtttgaaattttaaatataatttttcatgccttagaaaatgtaaaatatttttttgaaaaaaagtaattaattaatttttattctaaactaatatgttttcataaaataaacataaaaaaatcatttgttcaatttgtttttaaaaaataaatgaccCATAATCTTTAGCCGAAGTCTACCTTAGAAGAAAACTCAGATGAGAAATCCCATATTTAATTACCATAATAATACATTATACATAATCAACAATTAAAGTTTTTATTCATTCCTTATAATAATTAGATAAATACCTTACTGAAATAATTTAAGAAGGTAACACTAACCAATATCTAGCAAAATtgttttctaagttagtttaatttaaaattattatgctCGAAAACATTAAGGTGTAAattggtatttttaaatttttgcaaACTTTTCTAAATGAAGAGGAAGGAGAATAAAAGTTTAGACAATTCAATTTATAGTAATTTGACACCAATTGTTTACCTTCACTATTTTAGTATATCTCAACTAAGGATTTTTTCAATTCATTATACTTGAATTAATACTTTTCAAAGATAATGTATAACATTTACAATCTCTACTTTTTTCACAAGGCTAAATAAAAACTTCTCATTAGTTTTTATTGCTTAACTCCAACTTTCTAGTTTTTACAAGCACAACTAAGTAATTGCAAATTTTTACCGTGTACTTCTCCCTCTTTTAGTATATCGAAAAACTTTTAGGCATAGAAtaccaaattaaaaacatttgaaaatcaatacttaaggaaaaaatatatatatgtcaaaccaaaaaatatgtaaatgaagCATAGGATATGCATAGATAAAGGCAACCAAATATAAACTGTAAAAACAAATGGAAAGCTAAATATAAAGAACGAAGGTCTAATCCATCTAAAATATAATCAAAAATGAGAAAGCGAAAGCATAAAAAATAAGTCTAAAACCATCCAAAATAGCATTCAAGATAACGAAGTCCTAAGCCGGCCAACAAATCACTCATACGAAGGAGGTAGAGGCGGAAGAGGTAATCGAGACCTGAGGGAGGTCATTTGATCCTCCAGTCCGCTGAAGAGCAAATCAAACGTGTCGTCCAACAAGAGAATGAACTCTATTCGAAACCCCATGAATAGAGGTCAGAAGTGTTGGAAAAATTCGGTATAAAAACAGTTTTCGAATacagttgaaaaataaaaatttaaaaatcgagctagtttgtaatatttataaaaataattttttttccaaaaattaccCGTGCTTTGAGCTAGATAAATCCCAGACGTTCTTGGTTTTCAATTAAACGACCTTttccgctattctcgtaccataaTTAACTTCAAGTGTAGACTTGAACAATTATGAACTAAACATAGAACCAGAAATAATTCcattacttttagtaggaaagtaaatctctcttgtagaaaccggtagaattgtttttgtcgaaaattagaatttatacttagaaataaattctgaCTATTTTCGACGGacataataatatctcaaaagttGTGATTTCGACCCTACTAATGCCATCTATTTGTATGGAGAAGAAGTGAAACactagttgaattagtagaatacaaataatacttatttaatagaaaaaatacaTCCGCTAGTTGAACTAGAAGAGAGGAGCAGTTAATAGGGTATGTCTCCCTTCATATGGATTATGACGAGTATTTGTGCCTCTTGTATTAGGTCTAATTATATGTGATTCCTAAACTTTTAACCTGACacgtaataatttaatttaacccaatacatatttttatatttcccaaaataaatattatttattaaattaattttaattaattaattttttaagttaaataagtttctcaacctaattctaatcccgttaaaatcatgacaactttacagtaaaagaatatatgagaaaatatatttaatttatacattcaatgaattcataatgaccaattaatttaattttttttcaaaattcaattatttaattaaataataatttaaaaaacttaaattaattctcaggtgATTTCTATATTTAGTGAGAAAACATATTCATTTCCGAATgtaactcatttctctaactttatcatttctatacatttttgttcatttgattcaatatgCAATTCGTTTCTAGTTTGAacaagctagtggagggaccaattggaTATATGTAATTAGGAATCAAATATTTTATAACTAAGTTCCAACTTttcgcttattaattataaactcatttagtcacgaagtcatttcaCTATAATATTGTGATCGAGTTCTCCCTAAAAACATACTATTACAAAAGCTACTCgatcagtgctcatccaatggccttgtcataagtgtgttaccttcatagtatatccttaatctctttgggataaatctatTCTCTCAATATGTTCCTATTTAGCTCATGGTAACCAAtatatcttctttcatgaaaagtcaattactatcatatagtaattaagtcattcatcacaaaaatTACTATcatatagtaattaagtcattcatcacaaagacaaacgacccgtgaccacatttactttttatatatcatttaatgccaatgagaggatatcatttacccttttcttgagctatgaattctattattataaatgatgctacatactgcatgACCTACCACAACTTATTGTGACAAATTAGGTACTTTTCAGCACTTAATGAGTTTGTTTTCTAGCCATTTTgtgttttttctttgtttttttgttttagtaGCTTAGACTTAattattagcaaaataaatgtttttatgcATTTTCTAGTGCTTCAATGACCTATTAGGCCAACGCAAGCCTTGAGAATGACTAATGGACTACTTGAATGTGTAGGGTGTCATTTCAGGCCAAAGAACACAAAAGACGACTATAGTGTCGTAATACTAGCATGCAGCGTCACAACACTGAACATCGAAGCTACCAAGGCTGAAATAGACTTGACACCATTACGAGGACGTATTGATGTCATGAAGACGCGACGAAAACCTGGACCTAGGGAATCGCGTTAGGGAGCCACCTACAATCTTTCATACTTTTAATTTAGGTTTTCAAAATTTCTTATGTTCTTAGTTTTTCTTACTTAGTTTTCCTTTATGTTCGCTTAATTAAAATCTTTCTATTCCGAAGTTAGACAATTGCGAGCAGAGGATGTTCTAGAACTGCGCTACTTCGTTGATTAATTCATGATCATTCTCTTCCCcttattcttctatttatattttgtttgttaattttattaattgaatgtttgtataaataattgaatatatttgtGCTTCATACTTATCTTACATGATTTGATTGTTttgttaattaattgattaagaaAATAGTAACTTGAAATTGAGAATTTATTCGAGAGTGCTTAGTATACTAGAGAGTGACACCTCTAGTGTAAGATCTAAACAAGTGAGATCAAAAGTATATCTTGTTAAGTAGAAATCGTACCAAGCAGTGAGACCGAGAGATTATCCGTATGCCTAGATGAGTGGAACGACGAAAaagtgcaagtgtacacaattgcaacaagtaataaagcgacaagtaaatgtcgagttatcgtacccaaaAAAAACtcatatgaaaagaattatttatgaatgcaattttaaaaacaattggtgaagaaaaatattttaatttgaggaggtgattaaaaactaggattttaaataagtaaaataaataagaataaattaaaagtcccaatgcacgatttcaaaagatgattttaatcaagatgacataattgtgttagattaattacatttcttaacttagaattattaaactcatgtttatgttgttacgaataaattcacggcaatttggtaatttgctaacttatggacatacttacttaccaaaaattcatttatctcttaactatatctctatgtcaattcaaccgatgaaacaaattttaataaacaaatgTGTTAAtgtacatacatacttatgaaataaaaataatctcttgtacgtatctctatgccaattcaaacaattaattcaatctcataaacacataaaaggttacgtgaggtaacaatgtatttctaccttgaaacagtctAATCagaataatcttgcaagttatgcaaggctaatgtatcgttagatatcgttgctaatttaaccttcagctaccttagatgatcaTACATGCATTGATtcagtatcgtgtcaattaattacaatttaaacccatttaaataattaattcattagttaacttagaattgtaatgcaagaataacttagtcatggttttacttaatcaaacatcttaccgagacctataacaacacaaacacaattttaataaattaagtagacgaaatgcaatcaacctaacacaaattaaatttaagccatattaatttaattaaacatattttcaccataaatattcatagacatgttcatcataacaacaacaaaatgaaaaggatagggaacaagaatcaaatccagta encodes:
- the LOC107951899 gene encoding DNA-repair protein XRCC1 isoform X2, which codes for MSDSKTSQGGGAGKTQTRNLPSWMSSRENESKSHGNKSNDAKGHDKGHASSSNNTNFSKLLEGVVFALSGFVNPERSTLRSQALAMGAEYQPDWNSNCTLLVCAFQNTPKFRQVEADCGTIISKEWILECYAQKKLVDIDPYLMHAGKPWRRSSISHETSQEKQGSSLTKSYKKVEETQSKTTSGPSKNKASQLAQDRFSPPKVKKWVMDDFNETISWLESQEEKPEPQEIKQVAGEGILTCLQDAIDCLAQKQDVQQITEQWSFIPRVVKELAFLDASNHGSLTKEDLLREAKVCKQIYEDELSRINSGSLKRKRPKTDGGEEGNKGETKAIFASGYDSDETIKMTEEEIELAYKNFNSGTL
- the LOC107951899 gene encoding DNA-repair protein XRCC1 isoform X1, producing MSDSKTSQGGGAGKTQTRNLPSWMSSRENESKSHGNKSNDAKGHDKGHASSSNNTNFSKLLEGVVFALSGFVNPERSTLRSQALAMGAEYQPDWNSNCTLLVCAFQNTPKFRQVEADCGTIISKEWILECYAQKKLVDIDPYLMHAGKPWRRSSISHETSQGVLAEKQGSSLTKSYKKVEETQSKTTSGPSKNKASQLAQDRFSPPKVKKWVMDDFNETISWLESQEEKPEPQEIKQVAGEGILTCLQDAIDCLAQKQDVQQITEQWSFIPRVVKELAFLDASNHGSLTKEDLLREAKVCKQIYEDELSRINSGSLKRKRPKTDGGEEGNKGETKAIFASGYDSDETIKMTEEEIELAYKNFNSGTL